Genomic window (Caldicoprobacter guelmensis):
ATCTCCAGGGCTTTTTTGTTTATATAAACGATATTTCCATCAACATCGCATTTCAATATACCTATGGGAGCCTCCTGTGCTAGTTCAATGTACTGTTTCTGGCTTTCCTCAAGTTCGTCCTCGACTTTCTTTTTTTCGGTAACATCAATGGAAAAGACCATGCAGTATTTAGCTCTTCTGTACTCAAAGAGCTGCATATGCGACTCAACATAATACAGTGAACCATCTTTTCTTCTGTGAAGAGTATTAAACACCACACGCTCCTGTTTTCCAGACTTCAATTCTTCAATTATCTCTTTTAACAATTCAGCATTAAACTGAGGATTTATATCAAAAATAGTCATCCTTTCAAGTTCAAGATGGCTGTATCCCAAGTTATTTCTGGCCGCTTCATTGACTACCACAAGCTTGAATGAGTCTGGGTCAAATATGTATAGCTCATTTACAGACGTTTCAAAAAGCCGCTCAAACACAGCTGCATACACGCTTGCCTCGTGCAGCCTCATGGCCATATCTATGGTAGAAAGCAGAGCAACCCGATCTGTATCCTTGAGCACAAAGCCATAGGCCTTAACCTTCTTAATCTTCTCTATGACTTCCTTTGAAGTGTTAGCAGTGAGAAATACGACGGGCACATCCTGCTGCTTTGATATTATATCCGCCGTCTCAATGCCGTCCATTTTCCCGGCTAGTTCTATGTCCATCAATATCAAGTCGGGAATCATGCCCTTCCCTATCCGCTGTACCACTTCCTCTCCTGTAGGCACAACCTCCACTTCAAAGCCATTTTTTACTAAAAAATCACCCACCATAGCGGCTGTCAAGCGGCTATCTTCCACCAGAAGAATTTTCTTTTTTCCGTTCATATGCCACTTTCGTCCTTTTTGCTGAATTTTATAATAAGTTAAACCCATTTTATCAAATTTTATTGTATAATACTCCGTTGAAAATTACAATATATTTACTCTACTCATCCCACCTATTTGCAAATATCATAATTATCATAATCAATTATTAACATTTACAAATTTGTCATTCTCAGCCGCTAATTCCATTTAACGTTAGCTAATTGTTTCTTGCTTAATACACAATTACTGAAGAAGAAAGATAGTGCATACCATTCCTTCATTTTCCTGCAATATTTCTTTCACAGATTTCAATTCAACAATAAAAATCGGAAAATTACTAACAAACCACAAACTACAAAACAACTGCAAAATTCAAAATGACATATTTTAATTTTAATCTTGCATAAACTAAACTCCTATATTAAAATATAAGTGTTGTCGTAGGTACACCCCATCCCCCAACAAAAATTTTAAATTTTAATTCAAATAAGGAGGCGGGTCATAAAATGTCGTTCAGTAAACCGGGACGTAGCTTGGCTACGAAAACCAGATTACGTACTCCCAACGATTTTTCACCCTTCAGTGGCATGTGTTCTGTATGCTTAGAAGGATGTACCGGTCTGTGCGAGATTGGGTTATCCTCCATAAGAGGTAGAGAAGTACTGTATCCACAACCCTTTGGTAAAATTACAGCTGCTGCAGAAAAAGATTATCCCATTGACTTTTCTCACTTCAATATCATGGGCACCGCTGTAGGAGCAGTAGGTATTGAAGCCGACCCAGATAAGGCTATTTTCCCCGCAGTCAAGTTAGAAACTGAAATAGGAGCTGGAGATAATAAGATTAAACTGAAGATGCCAATAGTATTTCCTGCTCAAGGGTCTACCAATGTAGCTAAAGAAAACTGGGAAGGCTATGCTGGTGGAGCCGCGTTGTGCGGTGTAATTGTGACAGTGGGCGAAAATGTTTGTGCCATGGACCCCAACGCTGAAATAGTAAATGGCAAAGTGAAGCATTCTCCAGATATGGAAGCACGCGTTAACGCGTTTAGAAAATACTATAACG
Coding sequences:
- a CDS encoding GGDEF domain-containing response regulator, producing the protein MNGKKKILLVEDSRLTAAMVGDFLVKNGFEVEVVPTGEEVVQRIGKGMIPDLILMDIELAGKMDGIETADIISKQQDVPVVFLTANTSKEVIEKIKKVKAYGFVLKDTDRVALLSTIDMAMRLHEASVYAAVFERLFETSVNELYIFDPDSFKLVVVNEAARNNLGYSHLELERMTIFDINPQFNAELLKEIIEELKSGKQERVVFNTLHRRKDGSLYYVESHMQLFEYRRAKYCMVFSIDVTEKKKVEDELEESQKQYIELAQEAPIGILKCDVDGNIVYINKKALEILGSPGVEETQCINLLTFPLLVEAGLSQKLKECMQNNVSRTLEKFYRSKWGKGAWLRIHIKPLLNREGVVKGAQIIMDDITEKKEMERQLYQMSITDPLTSAYNFRYFNKKLEEEILRAQRYGERFSLIMFDIDRFKNFNDSFGHQTGNLVLKAAVDMIKERIRRTDTLARWGGEEFIILLPNTKLEDAVKLAEELRQRLMQLKIGEADSVTASFGVVEYQEGDTLDSIVKRVDDMMYKAKNEGRNCVRY